TCGACAGATACGCGCCGTCGACCATCACGGGCAGGTAGACGACCGAACCGGGGCGACAGTCCGTAACGTCCATATTTCCGCCCTGAGGATAGGACGGCATGATTGTTGAATTGGTTCCCACCGCCGGAGCGGTTCCGATGCAGCCGATCATGGGCAGTGCCGAGAAGACATGACGCTCGGTGACATGCACTCCGTCGGCGTCAATGGGAACGCGGCGTGTGAACATGCCCTCTCCCATGACGTGCTGCAGTGCGCCCGTGCCGGGGAGACTGACGGACCAGCCGCAGTCTTTCAGCTGAATGTCATGGATAGTGACCGCCAGTGCGTCGCCCGGTTCAGCACCCTCCACGTAGACCGGCCCGGTGACCGGGTTGATCTGTGCCGTGAGGCGCGCCATGTCGTGGTGTTCGTGCAGCTGCGCATAAACCTCGTCGCTGGTTTCGAATCCTATGCGCTCACCAGTGCCGGGAACAATGCGAAGCGCGGGGGCTATGTCAGCGGAGAAGCCGGCCTGACCGTGGCTTTTATCGAGAAAGTGATCCACGACCTAGACCGCAGCCCGTTCGCCGGTGGCGGGTGCCTCAAGTGGGCCATCGCCATCGCCGTCGCCTTCGTCGCCGGACAGTGCCGTTGTGCGCCCCGTGAAGCGGTAATACAGGAAGACACCCAGCCCGAGTACAAGCCAAACGAGGCCGCCGATCTTGGCCAGGTCACTGGCGTTGAGCAGGACGTAGCCGATGATGAGGAATCCGAGAGTGGGTGCCACAAGATGCAGAAGGTAGTTCGTCGACTTCTTTCGCACGATGTAGTGCACAACGACCGAGACGTGCAGCAGCATGAACCCGAAGAGAGCGCCGAAGTTCACCAGAGCGGCGATCAGGTCGATCTGACCAACGAAGAACAGCACCAGGACGGCGGAAAGTGCCGACACGAGAAGAATGGCGTTGCGGGGAACCTGTCGCCCACTGATCTCGCTGAGGAACCGGGGCAGCTGTCGGTCCCGGCTCATCGAGAAGAGCAGTC
This sequence is a window from Cryobacterium sp. CG_9.6. Protein-coding genes within it:
- a CDS encoding acetamidase/formamidase family protein, which codes for MDHFLDKSHGQAGFSADIAPALRIVPGTGERIGFETSDEVYAQLHEHHDMARLTAQINPVTGPVYVEGAEPGDALAVTIHDIQLKDCGWSVSLPGTGALQHVMGEGMFTRRVPIDADGVHVTERHVFSALPMIGCIGTAPAVGTNSTIMPSYPQGGNMDVTDCRPGSVVYLPVMVDGAYLSIGDIHAIMAEGESSFVAIEAEGIAVVSIALIKQMSLRAPRVETDSEWIFVGLGDPVQESITRGFEDMFHFLVTEQGWTTGDAYAVMSAVGHSRLGGPTGSSSPDPLHPFTAVGAVTVHRLPKSVL